The Salmo trutta chromosome 6, fSalTru1.1, whole genome shotgun sequence genome has a window encoding:
- the mak gene encoding serine/threonine-protein kinase MAK isoform X2 — translation MNRYTQLKQLGDGTYGSVLMGKNNESGELVAIKRMKRKFYSWEECMNLREVKSLKKLNHANVVKLKEVIRENDHLYFVFEYMKENLYQLMKDRNKLFPESAIRNISFQIFQGLSFIHKHGFFHRDMKPENLLCMGPELVKIADFGLAREIRSRPPYTDYVSTRWYRAPEVLLRSSIYSSPIDMWAVGCIMAELYTLRPLFPGNSEVDEIFKICQVLGTVKKSDWPEGYQLASAMNFRFPQCVPTHLKTLIPNASTEAIALMKDLLMWDPKKRPTAVQALRYPYFQVGQVLGPRPGSEIRKATVRTQSRGSSEPKGELQSSSADSSARTSQGNHPKASSRHHQAPQQPLQQTDHQIDQTSPHGQVTNSNTKPSVVVGTGSENSAAVGLKSGRRRWGQTVVKATESWDESEPSETSVSHSKKPSLGSEEEKGPKDHSNPQSKEQKPIYSFSTVTKLPSNIKKGQMDSSLPGSSARQHYLSQSRYLPGLIGKNSVDKEPSGPTLRDLWDNSTNVNSKPLGPIGAGLSVTRVNAEDTDNPSDKSTDKSVLKERIPDSAKGNFVSTKYNLSGGYVPSFQKKEVGSVGQRIQLAPLAGQHTIDLATPDNKNVKPKPSKTKSTSTTPMSENTEDYDGWKRRADKPQMKGQDYSALGKTSGNLLTRGPPVQPVHGRVDWASKYGGNR, via the exons ATGAATCGCTACACGCAGCTGAAGCAGTTGGGAGATGGCACTTATGGCAGCGTGCTGATGGGGAAAAACAACGAGTCGGGAGAACTGGTGGCCATCAAGAG AATGAAGAGGAAGTTTTATTCGTGGGAAGAGTGCATGAATCTGAGAGAAGTAAAG TCCCTGAAGAAGCTGAATCATGCCAACGTGGTGAAGTTAAAGGAAGTCATCAGAGAAAACGACCACCTGTACTTTGTCTTTGAATACATGAAAGAAAATCTCTATCAGCTCATGAAGGACAG AAATAAATTGTTCCCTGAATCAGCGATCAGAAACATAAGCTTTCagatatttcaaggcctatcatTTATCCATAAACATG GATTCTTCCACCGGGATATGAAACCTGAAAACCTGCTCTGCATGGGCCCAGAGCTAGTCAAGATAGCCGACTTTGGATTGGCCAGAGAGATCCGCTCCCGCCCCCCATATACGGACTACGTGTCCACAAGATG GTATCGTGCCCCAGAGGTGCTGCTCAGGTCGTCCATCTACAGCTCTCCCATAGACATGTGGGCAGTGGGCTGCATCATGGCTGAGCTCTACACACTTAGGCCTCTGTTCCCCGGGAACAGCGAGGTGGACGAGATCTTTAAGATCTGCCAGGTTCTGGGGACAGTCAAGAAG TCTGACTGGCCGGAAGGATACCAGCTTGCCTCAGCCATGAACTTCCGCTTCCCTCAGTGTGTGCCCACCCACCTGAAGACCCTCATCCCCAACGCCAGCACAGAGGCCATCGCCCTGATGAAGGACCTGCTCATGTGGGACCCTAAGAAGAGACCCACGGCCGTGCAG GCTCTGCGGTACCCTTACTTCCAGGTGGGTCAGGTGTTGGGGCCTCGGCCCGGGAGTGAGATACGCAAAGCCACGGTGAGGACTCAATCCCGAGGCTCATCAGAGCCCAAAGGTGAGCTGCAGTCCTCTTCAGCAGACTCCTCTGCCCGGACGTCTCAGGGCAACCACCCCAAAGCTTCCAGCAGACACCACCAGGCCCCCCAACAGCCCCTCCAGCAGACAGACCATCAGATTGACCAGACATCTCCACATGGCCAAGTCACTAACTCCAACACA AAGCCATCTGTCGTGGTGGGGACTGGGAGTGAGAACAGTGCAGCGGTGGGTCTGAAGAGCGGGCGGAGGCGCTGGGGCCAGACAGTGGTAAAGGCAACAGAGAGCTGGGATGAGTCAGAACCTTCTGAGACCTCCGTGTCCCACTCCAAGAAACCCAGCCTGGgctcagaggaggagaagggccCCAAGGACCATAGTAATCCGCA ATCCAAAGAGCAAAAACCGATATACTCCTTCAGCACTGTTACTAAGTTACCAAGCAATATTAAGAAGGGCCAAATGGACTCCAGTCTCCCGGGCTCCTCAGCCAGACAACATTACCTTAGTCAATCAAGATATCTGCCTG GGTTGATCGGCAAGAACTCTGTAGACAAGGAGCCCAGTGGGCCGACACTCCGAGATCTGTGGGACAACTCCACCAATGTCAACAGTAAACCCCTCGGCCCCATTGGAGCGGGTTTGTCCGTCACCAGAGTCAACGCAG AAGACACTGATAACCCTTCTGATAAATCTACGGATAAATCTGTTCTAAAAGAAAGAATACCTGATTCAGCTAAAG GAAACTTTGTCAGTACAAAGTACAATCTGTCCGGAGGTTATGTTCCCTCCTTTCAGAAGAAAGAGGTCGGCTCTGTGGGTCAAAGGATCCAGCTTGCTCCTCTTGCCGGCCAGCACACAA TTGATCTTGCTACTCCTGATAACAAAAATGTCAAACCAAAACCTTCAAAGACAAAGTCCACCTCCACCACGCCCATGAGTGAAAACACTGAAG ATTATGACGGCTGGAAAAGGAGGGCAGACAAGCCTCAAATGAAAGGCCAGGACTACTCTGCCCTGGGGAAAACCTCTGGCAACCTTCTGACTAGAGGTCCACCTGTACAGCCAGTCCATGGGAGGGTAGACTGGGCATCCAAGTACGGAGGCAATCGGTAG
- the mak gene encoding serine/threonine-protein kinase MAK isoform X6 produces MKPENLLCMGPELVKIADFGLAREIRSRPPYTDYVSTRWYRAPEVLLRSSIYSSPIDMWAVGCIMAELYTLRPLFPGNSEVDEIFKICQVLGTVKKSDWPEGYQLASAMNFRFPQCVPTHLKTLIPNASTEAIALMKDLLMWDPKKRPTAVQALRYPYFQVGQVLGPRPGSEIRKATVRTQSRGSSEPKGELQSSSADSSARTSQGNHPKASSRHHQAPQQPLQQTDHQIDQTSPHGQVTNSNTKPSVVVGTGSENSAAVGLKSGRRRWGQTVVKATESWDESEPSETSVSHSKKPSLGSEEEKGPKDHSNPQSKEQKPIYSFSTVTKLPSNIKKGQMDSSLPGSSARQHYLSQSRYLPGLIGKNSVDKEPSGPTLRDLWDNSTNVNSKPLGPIGAGLSVTRVNAEDTDNPSDKSTDKSVLKERIPDSAKGNFVSTKYNLSGGYVPSFQKKEVGSVGQRIQLAPLAGQHTIDLATPDNKNVKPKPSKTKSTSTTPMSENTEDYDGWKRRADKPQMKGQDYSALGKTSGNLLTRGPPVQPVHGRVDWASKYGGNR; encoded by the exons ATGAAACCTGAAAACCTGCTCTGCATGGGCCCAGAGCTAGTCAAGATAGCCGACTTTGGATTGGCCAGAGAGATCCGCTCCCGCCCCCCATATACGGACTACGTGTCCACAAGATG GTATCGTGCCCCAGAGGTGCTGCTCAGGTCGTCCATCTACAGCTCTCCCATAGACATGTGGGCAGTGGGCTGCATCATGGCTGAGCTCTACACACTTAGGCCTCTGTTCCCCGGGAACAGCGAGGTGGACGAGATCTTTAAGATCTGCCAGGTTCTGGGGACAGTCAAGAAG TCTGACTGGCCGGAAGGATACCAGCTTGCCTCAGCCATGAACTTCCGCTTCCCTCAGTGTGTGCCCACCCACCTGAAGACCCTCATCCCCAACGCCAGCACAGAGGCCATCGCCCTGATGAAGGACCTGCTCATGTGGGACCCTAAGAAGAGACCCACGGCCGTGCAG GCTCTGCGGTACCCTTACTTCCAGGTGGGTCAGGTGTTGGGGCCTCGGCCCGGGAGTGAGATACGCAAAGCCACGGTGAGGACTCAATCCCGAGGCTCATCAGAGCCCAAAGGTGAGCTGCAGTCCTCTTCAGCAGACTCCTCTGCCCGGACGTCTCAGGGCAACCACCCCAAAGCTTCCAGCAGACACCACCAGGCCCCCCAACAGCCCCTCCAGCAGACAGACCATCAGATTGACCAGACATCTCCACATGGCCAAGTCACTAACTCCAACACA AAGCCATCTGTCGTGGTGGGGACTGGGAGTGAGAACAGTGCAGCGGTGGGTCTGAAGAGCGGGCGGAGGCGCTGGGGCCAGACAGTGGTAAAGGCAACAGAGAGCTGGGATGAGTCAGAACCTTCTGAGACCTCCGTGTCCCACTCCAAGAAACCCAGCCTGGgctcagaggaggagaagggccCCAAGGACCATAGTAATCCGCA ATCCAAAGAGCAAAAACCGATATACTCCTTCAGCACTGTTACTAAGTTACCAAGCAATATTAAGAAGGGCCAAATGGACTCCAGTCTCCCGGGCTCCTCAGCCAGACAACATTACCTTAGTCAATCAAGATATCTGCCTG GGTTGATCGGCAAGAACTCTGTAGACAAGGAGCCCAGTGGGCCGACACTCCGAGATCTGTGGGACAACTCCACCAATGTCAACAGTAAACCCCTCGGCCCCATTGGAGCGGGTTTGTCCGTCACCAGAGTCAACGCAG AAGACACTGATAACCCTTCTGATAAATCTACGGATAAATCTGTTCTAAAAGAAAGAATACCTGATTCAGCTAAAG GAAACTTTGTCAGTACAAAGTACAATCTGTCCGGAGGTTATGTTCCCTCCTTTCAGAAGAAAGAGGTCGGCTCTGTGGGTCAAAGGATCCAGCTTGCTCCTCTTGCCGGCCAGCACACAA TTGATCTTGCTACTCCTGATAACAAAAATGTCAAACCAAAACCTTCAAAGACAAAGTCCACCTCCACCACGCCCATGAGTGAAAACACTGAAG ATTATGACGGCTGGAAAAGGAGGGCAGACAAGCCTCAAATGAAAGGCCAGGACTACTCTGCCCTGGGGAAAACCTCTGGCAACCTTCTGACTAGAGGTCCACCTGTACAGCCAGTCCATGGGAGGGTAGACTGGGCATCCAAGTACGGAGGCAATCGGTAG